CTTCCGCACGCATTTTAGGGTTTCGGAGCCATGGCCTGTAAGTTGTAGCGGGCTACAATGTCTTTCATATCAAGGTAGGCCTGCCTTGCCCGGTTGATGTAATCAAGGAAGCAAGGAATCTCTTCCAGGTATAGCGCCTGAGGGCCATCGCACAAAGCTTCCTGGGGTTTGGGGTGAAACTCCACAAGAACCATATTGGCCCCGGCAATTACACCTTGCGCAGCAACGTGATAAATGTCTTTTATGCCATCAGGGGCAGCTACCCGAGAACCAATGGGATGGGATGGATCCACGCATACCGGAAGCTTGGTCAAACGCTTAATAACCGGCACGTGGCCAAAATCTACCAGGTTGCGGTGTGGATCCCCCAGATGCGTTCTCACCCCACGCAGGCAAAAGATAATGTTGTGGTTGCCTTCGCTGGCAATGTATTCACAGGCGTTTAAGCTTTCTTCAATGGTAAGCCCCATTCCACGCTTATAAAGCACTGGAAACTCTTGCTGATTACCAACGGCCTTTAAGAGTTCGAAGTTCTGGGCGTTGCGGGTGCCAATCTGAAGCATAACCCCGGTGGGGTGTCCTGCTTTTTCTAAGGCTTCCCAGATTTCGTCAATGTGGTGCGGAGAGAGCACCTCCATGGCGATAACGGCAATGTCGTATTTTCCGGCAAGTTCAAAAAGCCAGGGAAGGCATTCTTTGCCGTGGCCCTGGAAATCATAAGGGGAAGTGCGCGGTTTATAAGCTCCCATACGGGCGGTGCGCACCCCTGCCTCTTTTAGGGCCTTGAAAATGGCTTCCACGTTTTCTTTGGTGTCTGCCGCACAAAGCCCCATGAACACATGAAAGGTGTTTTGATCAAAGTGAAGACCTTTATAATCAAAGCCAATGGGTTCCAAATCCCCATGCCGGCCTATCTGGCGATATTTGGCAGAAACGCGGACGGCTTTTTCTACCCCAGGGAGGCTTTGAATCATCTCAATGGGAATCTTCTGGGTATGTCCGATAAGATGGATTTCTGTCACTTTACGGGTGATTCCTTCGTATTCAGCAACCAGGGTCTTTACCCCTTCAAACTGAGAAAGATATTTCATCAGGAGTTGGTACTCAGGGCTATCTTTGGTTATCTCTGGTTTAAGAATGATAATCATAAAAAAACACCCCCAGATAGAATTTTAGAGCATTGTAACGCGCTTAAACCTCTTTGCAATTAGGCTTTTTAACTTGATCCTCCCTTTCTGAGGTGTCCGGATTTTCAGGGCAGCAGTATATGGATGCTTTGGGCTTCATGGCCCTCTGCATGACATCCACGCACTCATCACAAGGGACTTGTACACCCGGATAATCCGGGCTCGTTTTGACAAAATAAAAAAGTATATTTTTTGTCATTAAATTTTCCAAATTTTATTTCTTGTTTTAGTAAAATTTTTTGTTTAGATTGGTTTCTAAATTAAATCTTTATAGGAGGGTGGAGATGGATCTAACTTTAGTAGGTTTTTGGGCTTATCTGATGGCCATTGCTCCTCAGGTTATTGGCGCCATAATAATCCTGGTTGTAGGTCTTTGGCTCTCTAAAAGAATTGCCAATTTTTCCCAGCGCGCCCTGGAAAGAAAGGGTGTTGACGTAACTTTATCTCGCTTTTTACGCGGTCTTGTCTATTATTCGCTGGTGCTGGTAGTCATTATCGCCGCCGTAGGCCAGCTCGGCTTCAACACCATGTCTTTCCTTACTGTTCTTGGTGCCTTAGGTTTGGCCATTGGCCTGGCTTTAAAAGACTCCCTTTCAAACATTGCCGCCGGGGTCATGATTATTCTTTTCAGGCCGTTTAAAGTAGGTGATGCCGTCACTGTGGCCGGTGTGACCGGAGGGGTTCAGATGATTGGTCTTTTTAACACCGTGCTTCACACCCCTGACAACCAGAAAATCATCGTACCCAACAGCAAAATTCTAGGAGACGTAATTACCAATATCACTGCCAACGATACCCGCCGCGTTGACCTTGTTGTTGGCATCAGCTACGAAGACGACATTGATAAGGCCAAAGCCCTTCTCTGGGAGATTGCCGCAAAAGACCCGCGCATCTTGAAAGACCCTGCCACAACTGTGGCCGTAGCAGAGCTTGCAGACAGTTCCGTTAACCTTGTTTTCAGACCATGGGTCAAGACCAGCGATTATTGGGCAGTGCGTTTTGACCTAACCGAACAAATCAAGAAAGTCTTTGATCAGGAAGGCATAAGCATCCCTTATCCGCAACAGGATGTACATCTTTTTGTGGAAAAAAGCCCAGAAAAAACGCAATAAAAAACCATTGCAAATTTGCCAAGGGCAGTGTTTTAAGCATAACGCAGGGATCCGTTCCTGTTATTAATGGAAGCATGTTTGATCCGACAAGGTGTCATCGCGAGGCGACTTCTACGCCCGCGCGATCTAATGGGATCACTTCGCTTCGCTCGCAATGACATTTTTCAAGTGTCGCCTGTTTTACGCTCCTAGTAAAAACAGGAATGGATCCTTTTGACTCAATAGGCAACTTCACTCTTAAAATCTTTGCCAAAAGCGATTAAAATGAGTCAAAACTTTAAAGGAGAAGTGATTTTATGGCCCAGCTTGACAAGAAGAAGGCAATAGATGCGGCTATATCTCAAATAGAACGCCAGTTTGGACGCGGCACCATCATGCGTCTTGGGGAATCCCCCAAGATCAGGGATATCGCCGCTATTCCTTCAGGATCCCTTGGTCTTGATATTGCCACGGGCATTGGCGGCATCCCAAAAGGCCGCATTACCGAAATATTTGGCCCTGAGTCTTCAGGGAAAACCACCCTTGCCCTACACGTGATCGCCGAAGCCCAAAAGGGCGGTGGTACCGCAGCCTTTATCGACGCTGAGCACGCCCTTGATGTTCATTACGCCGAAAAAATCGGCGTGAACGTAGATGATCTTCTTGTTTCCCAGCCTGATACCGGGGAACAGGCCCTTGAGATTGCTGAAGTATTGGCAAGGAGCGGAGGTGTTGACATCATCGTAGTTGACTCAGTCGCCGCACTTGTCCCTCAGGCCGAGATCGAAGGCGCTATGGACGAGACCCAGGTGGGGCTTCAGGCAAGGCTCATGTCAAAGGCCATGCGTAAGCTCACCGCAGCCATTGCCAAAACAGGCACTGCGGTGGTTTTCATCAACCAGATCCGCATGAAAATAGGCATGGGGGGCTACGGAAACCCCGAAACAACCCCTGGTGGAAACGCCCTTAAGTTCTATGCCAGCTTAAGGCTTGATATTCGCCGCATTGGCACCATCAAAGACGGCACCGAGCCCATAGGCAACAAAGTACGCGTAAAAGTGGTAAAAAATAAGATGGCCCCTCCTTTTAAAGAGGCCGAGTTCGACATCTATTACGGCGAAGGCATCTCGCGCTACACTGAGCTTTTAGATCTCGGAGTCAAAATGGGCATCATAGAAAAAAGCGGGGCCTGGTATTCTTATCAGAGCGAGCGTTTGGGCCAGGGGCGTGAAAACGTAAAACGCACCCTGCTTGAAAAGCCAGAGCTTGCCGAAGAATTAGAAGCCCGTATCAGGGAACTTGCCGGGCTTGCTCCTCCAAAACAAGAAGCAACCGAGGCCCATGCCCAGTAATCCCCTGGCTGAATTGCGTTTTCTGGTTATCGGAGACGTAATGCTTGACCGCTATTTCTGGGGAGAGGTAGAACGCATCTCCCCAGAGGCCCCGGTCCCGGTTTTCAACCTCAAGTTTATTACTAAGTCTTTGGGTGGAGCGGCCAATGTGGCCAACAACTTAAAAGGCCTTGGAGCTGCGGTTGAGCTTGCTGGCGTAGTGGGCCAGGACCCCGAAGCCGAAGAGTTCCTTACCCTTGCAAAGGAAAAAAAGATTGGCACCTCTGCCATCGTAAAGGACCCTGAGCGCCCCACCACCGTTAAAACACGCATTATCGCAAGCTCTCAACAACTTCTTCGCATTGACTCTGAAAATAGATCCCCGCTTAATGGCAAATATTTTGACCAGCTCAAACAGGAAATAGAAAAGCTTTTACCAACAGTAAGCGGCATTATTATTTCAGATTACGCCAAGGGGATTTTTGCCAGGGGCGAATTTCCGCGTTGGGTGATTAAAAAAGCAAAGGAACACTCCTTGCCCGTAATGATCGATCCTAA
The sequence above is a segment of the Thermodesulfatator atlanticus DSM 21156 genome. Coding sequences within it:
- a CDS encoding 3-deoxy-7-phosphoheptulonate synthase: MIIILKPEITKDSPEYQLLMKYLSQFEGVKTLVAEYEGITRKVTEIHLIGHTQKIPIEMIQSLPGVEKAVRVSAKYRQIGRHGDLEPIGFDYKGLHFDQNTFHVFMGLCAADTKENVEAIFKALKEAGVRTARMGAYKPRTSPYDFQGHGKECLPWLFELAGKYDIAVIAMEVLSPHHIDEIWEALEKAGHPTGVMLQIGTRNAQNFELLKAVGNQQEFPVLYKRGMGLTIEESLNACEYIASEGNHNIIFCLRGVRTHLGDPHRNLVDFGHVPVIKRLTKLPVCVDPSHPIGSRVAAPDGIKDIYHVAAQGVIAGANMVLVEFHPKPQEALCDGPQALYLEEIPCFLDYINRARQAYLDMKDIVARYNLQAMAPKP
- a CDS encoding mechanosensitive ion channel family protein, giving the protein MDLTLVGFWAYLMAIAPQVIGAIIILVVGLWLSKRIANFSQRALERKGVDVTLSRFLRGLVYYSLVLVVIIAAVGQLGFNTMSFLTVLGALGLAIGLALKDSLSNIAAGVMIILFRPFKVGDAVTVAGVTGGVQMIGLFNTVLHTPDNQKIIVPNSKILGDVITNITANDTRRVDLVVGISYEDDIDKAKALLWEIAAKDPRILKDPATTVAVAELADSSVNLVFRPWVKTSDYWAVRFDLTEQIKKVFDQEGISIPYPQQDVHLFVEKSPEKTQ
- the recA gene encoding recombinase RecA produces the protein MAQLDKKKAIDAAISQIERQFGRGTIMRLGESPKIRDIAAIPSGSLGLDIATGIGGIPKGRITEIFGPESSGKTTLALHVIAEAQKGGGTAAFIDAEHALDVHYAEKIGVNVDDLLVSQPDTGEQALEIAEVLARSGGVDIIVVDSVAALVPQAEIEGAMDETQVGLQARLMSKAMRKLTAAIAKTGTAVVFINQIRMKIGMGGYGNPETTPGGNALKFYASLRLDIRRIGTIKDGTEPIGNKVRVKVVKNKMAPPFKEAEFDIYYGEGISRYTELLDLGVKMGIIEKSGAWYSYQSERLGQGRENVKRTLLEKPELAEELEARIRELAGLAPPKQEATEAHAQ
- the rfaE1 gene encoding D-glycero-beta-D-manno-heptose-7-phosphate kinase, with amino-acid sequence MPSNPLAELRFLVIGDVMLDRYFWGEVERISPEAPVPVFNLKFITKSLGGAANVANNLKGLGAAVELAGVVGQDPEAEEFLTLAKEKKIGTSAIVKDPERPTTVKTRIIASSQQLLRIDSENRSPLNGKYFDQLKQEIEKLLPTVSGIIISDYAKGIFARGEFPRWVIKKAKEHSLPVMIDPKGLSWGRYQGATCVTPNLKELKEIAKEEGLYQADMPKVCEHLIRKYDFSFMLVTLGPEGMYLHHPEIKRRFPAQAREVYDVSGAGDTVIATLTAFYAAGYPIERVIMLANKAAGIVVGKVGTQPILWEELSPFC